Proteins from a single region of Harmonia axyridis chromosome 4, icHarAxyr1.1, whole genome shotgun sequence:
- the LOC123678936 gene encoding uncharacterized protein LOC123678936 has translation MCSCLALISGYSALRALRIQNIYICMNEKGCNLWPQPLQSFIILIQMFTTLLILVIFISNSKNYLISINRLSIYSFGVPRQCRVVMRKTDLLCFIFYYFGKTLMAIQAIFFYWFGIFCHNPGFEEDDGFVCGSSSPLWFPFKVTHPLIELALRMSVLYISISYLPILLVLVVNPLITNYLTLIRIRKFRKVIRHLNKLSIEDQLSRDQLVFMIKYHREITECIQVSNNSLSYDHLPLQIFLPIILAIYMYLFALTNDFFALGYIFLWFFPYFLLCLLGERLEYESSTIAEAVFWNRWYNIEDSTVKTIYKMFLFHLNRPVKLKLKPLAALNHLLIIKILKTAYSFLIFFVDTMN, from the exons GTAACCTATGGCCCCAGCCTCTTCAATCTTTCATCATTCTAATACAAATGTTTACCACACTTCTCATCTTGGTCATCTTCATCAGCAATTCAAAAAACTATTTGATCAGCATCAACCGACTGAGTATATATAGTTTTGGGGTACCACGACAGTGCAGAGTGGTGATGAGAAAAACTGATCTACTAtgcttcattttttattattttgggaAAACACTAATGGCAATACAAGCTATATTCTTTTACTGGTTTGGAATTTTCTGTCATAATCCAGGATTTGAAGAAGATGATGGTTTCGTCTGTGGCTCTTCCAGCCCTCTATGGTTTCCTTTCAAGGTGACACATCCTCTCATAGAACTCGCTCTGAGGATGAGTGTATTATATATCTCAATATCATATCTACCGATTTTGTTGGTTTTAGTAGTAAACCCATTGATTACAAATTATCTTACTCTGATCCGAAtaagaaaatttcgaaaagttATTCGTcatttgaataaactctctaTTGAAGATCAACTCTCACGGGATCAATTGGTATTTATGATAAAATATCATAGAGAAATAACAGA ATGTATACAAGTGTCGAACAACAGCCTGAGTTATGACCACCTGCcacttcaaatttttctaccTATTATACTTGCCATATACATGTATCTTTTCGCTTTG ACGAATGACTTCTTTGCTCTTGGATATATTTTCCTATGGTTTTTCCCCTATTTCTTATTATGCTTATTGGGAGAACGCCTAGAATATGAG AGCTCTACAATAGCAGAAGCAGTTTTTTGGAATAGGTGGTATAATATTGAAGATTCAACAGTGAAAACTATATACAAAATGTTTCTTTTTCACTTGAATCGTCCagtcaaattgaaattgaaaccaCTTGCTGCACTCAACCATCTCCTTATAATCAAG attttGAAAACTGCATATtcattcttgatatttttcgttgATACTATGAATTAA